From the Dehalococcoidales bacterium genome, the window CCGGCAGTCTTTCCCTGATGGACGCGGGCGTGCCCGTTAAAAAAGCGGTGGCCGGTATCGCTATGGGCCTGATTACCGGCGATGACGGCCGTTTCGCCGTGCTTACGGATATTGAAGGCATCGAGGACTTTAACGGGGATATGGACTTCAAAGTGGCCGGTACCCGGGACGGCATCACGGCCATTCAAATGGATACCAAGCTCAAGGGCATTACCCTGGAAATCGTGGAACAGACCCTTTCCCGGGCCAAAGACGCCCGTATGTTTATTCTGGACAAGATGGCCACGGCTATCACCGCCCCGCGCGGCGATGTCAGCCGCTTCGCCCCGCGCATGACCAAGATAAAAATCGACCAGAGCAAGATTGGCGCGGTCATCGGCTCCGGCGGCAAGACCATCCGGTCGATTATCGAGTCCACCAAGACCACCATTGATGTCGAGGACGACGGCACTATCGTTATCGGTTCGCCGGATATGGAAGCCACCCAGAAAGCCATCGGCATTATCGAGGGCCTGACCCGTGACGCGCAAATCGGCGATATGTATACCGGCAAGGTTAGCCGTATCCTGGACTTCGGCGCCATGGTGGAAATCCTCCCCGGCAAAGAGGGACTGGTGCATATCAGCGAGCTGTCCGACCACCGTATCGACCGGGTTGAAGATGCAGTTAAAATCGGTGACGAGGTCACTGTTAAAGTAATCAACATCGATAACCTGGGCCGGGTCAACCTATCCCGGCGCGCGCTGTTTGAAAAAGACGGCGAGGCAGGCAGTGAAGGCGAAGCCCCCTCGGCGGACTACCCGTTCCGCAAGAGCAGCCCCGGCGGTTCCTCCGGGTTCCGGGGCAAGCCCCGCTACGGCAACGACCAGCGGCCCAACCGCGGCCCGTCACGGCCTCCTTACCAGAGATAATTATTACCCCGATTCTTTAACGAGGTGTACTGCTATGGTACCAATCAGGGTAGTTATCCATGGGGCCGCCGGCAGGGTGGGGCAGGAAGTGGTCAGGGCCGTTTGCCGGGAACCGGACATGAAACTGGTCGGCGCTGTGGACATGAAAGTCTCCGGTGATTTCCTGACGCTGCCGGACGGCTCATCCAAGGTGCTCTTTTCCACTGACTTTCCCTCTATCGTCACCACCTGCAAACCGGATGTGGTGGTGGACTTTACCATCGCCAAAGCCTCCATGCCGGCCGTGCGTTTCGCGGCGGGAAAAGGCGTAAACATGGTCATCGGCACTACCGGTTTCTCCCCCGATGAATTAGCTGAGATGGAACGGCTGGCGGCCGCTAAAAACATCGGCATCGTGGCCGCGCCCAATTTCGCTCTCGGCGCGGTGCTGATGATGCACCTGGCCAAAATCGCCGGTAAGTTCATGGACCATGCGGAAATCATGGAGCTTCATCATGATAAAAAGCTGGACGCTCCGTCCGGCACATCTCTTTTAACCGCCAAAGCTATGGCGGAAGCCCGCGGCAAGCCTTTCCTGCCCCCCGCCGCCGGAGAGCCTACCCCCAGCCGGGGCCAGGACGTATCCGGCATTAATATCCACAGCATCCGCCTGCCCGGCCTCATGGCGCACCAGGAGGTCATTTTCGGGGCGGCGGGGCAAACGCTGAGCATCCGGCATGACACCATCAACCGTGAGTGCTACATGCCCGGCGTGCTGCTGGCCGTCAAGGCGGTGGTCAAACAAAAGGGCTTCATCTACGGCCTCGATAAACTGCTGGGTCTATAAAATAAAGTCGGGTGGGATAAAAAGCCGCCTCCGTTTCCCTTTTTTTACTAAGCAGGCTGAAAGAGATAGCCAATAAATTTAAAGGCCGGCTCAAGCTGTCGTCTCCCTTTCGTAAAGTCGAAGATTCCGATGAAATCGGAAGGAGAGTGAGAGGGATTTTGAAGTAGATAAACTGCTGGGTCTTTAGGCTAAAATAATACATCGTATTCATTTCAAGGAGGCACTGTTCCATGAAAAAGCTGGGCAGACTTTTAACCGCTATGGTGACCCCGTTCCAGGAAAACGGGGACGTTGATTATGAGCAGACCAAACGGCTGGCTAAAGCGCTGCTGGCTTCCGGGAACGATGGCCTGGTGCTGGCGGCCACCACCGGCGAGGCCCCTACCCTCTCCTGGGACGAGGAAATGCGCATCTTTACCGAGGTAAAGTCCGCCGTCAGGGAAACAGCTACCCTGGTGGCTTATACCGGCAGCAACAGCACTAAAGAAGCGGTGGAAAATACGGAGAAAGCGGAGAAAATAGGCGTGGACGCCTGCCTTTCCGTCGTGCCTTATTATAACAAACCCAACCAGGAGGGCATTTACCGTCACTTTAAAGCTATCGCGGAGAGTACCAGCCTGCCCATTATCATGTATAACATTCCCGGCCGCGTGGTCGTTAATATGACGCCGGATACCATCGTCCGGTTGAGCCGTATTAAGAACATCGTCGGCGTTAAGGAAGCCAACGGCGATATGGGCCACGTGGCCCAGGTCATTGAAAATGTCAGTAAAATCCGCGATGATTTCCACGTCTGGTCCGGCAACGATAATGATACTTTCCCCATCATGGCGCTGGGCGGCTATGGCGTTATCGGCGTGACCACCCACCTCACCGGCCTCCAGTATAAAAAGATGGTGGAGCTGATTCTATCCGACCACATTCAAGAGGCGGCGGCCATTCAGCGCAAGCTGGTGCCGCTGGTGAACGCCATGTTCTCCGTGCCCAGCCCCGCCCCCATCAAGTACGCCCTGAACAAGCTCGGCTTTAACGTCGGCAAACCCCGCCTCCCGCTGGTGGAAGTCACCCCCGCGGAAGCCGCTAAAATCGACGCTGTTCTCAAGGGCTACACCTTCGATATTAAGGCCTAGCAGTGCATAATCATATCCCCCTATCCCTCCAAATCCTTCCCCCTCTCTGTCGACGGAGAGGGGGAACCGAAGGGAGTAAGGTAAGTTAATCTCCCGGGGGTAACTTAAAAACCTGCTTGTTCGTTATAGATGGGTGGAAGGGGGACAGTAAAATGATTAAAAGACTAACGATGGCGCTGATGGCCTGCCTGCTGTTGGCGCCGCTGGCTTTAGGGGGGTGCGGGGAAAAGGCGGCGTCGGGCGAGGGCTTTGCCATCTACCTGACCGGAAACGACATCCCTCCTTCAAAAATGGAGATGCAGAGCCACCTTGAGATAGCCGATGAACCGGTTATTTCGCTCGATGATATTGTTTCGTACCAATGGGATACCCATGAAATAGAGCTGACCGCTGAAGCTTTCACGCGGGTAATACAGATGAAAATACCTGTCTCCGGCCTGAGCTTTGTGGTCTGTGTGGATAAAGGCCCGGTGTACTGGGGCGCGTTCTGGACGCCCATCTCCTCGCAATCGTTCGGAGGTGTGACCATCATGACGCAGTCGCCGTTTCCCGGAGGGGATACGGTTACCCTGGAACTTGGCTATCCCTCGCCGGGCTTTTATAATGGTGAAGACCCTCGTTCCAACCCGGAAATAAGGGCCTCTCTGGAACAGGCGGGGAAGCTGAAATAAAAGCGCGCGGTATTCCTCAAGAAGATATACAGATAGTAGAAATCAGGCGGGCAAGTCCGGCCTTTTACCTTTGGCCGACTGTCATGCCCCTTTTCCCTTCAATGGATTGTCCCTCTTTCGTAAAGTCGCCAGATTCCGTATGAAATCGGAAAGGGATAAAGGGAGTTTTTAGTATCCCCTCTACTCTATCGTGGACTCCTTGCCGTAGAACCGCTCTTTCCAGGTAATGCCCGCCCCCACCAGCCACCGCCCCCCGGAGTAAAGCACGTTCAGCAGGTAGAAAATCATCCCCAGCGGGTGGAACCACAGGGAAACAACCGGCTCGCGGAAACGGTTGCATACCCGCCAGCGCATGTAAAGTATTATCGCCACCTGTAAAACCACCAGCCCGCGCCATAGCAGCGGCTCGGAGGGGTCGGTAAAGGTGTTCCACAGCCAGAAAAACGGCGCTATATAGAAAAGGTAGGCTATAATTATCAGGGCCACCAGCGCCACCGGTGCCATCGCCGCCACGGAGTAGATGGACTTGCCCAGCCCGTTCCAGGCGCCCTTGACGTCCCGGTACATTTTGCAGGAGACCACCGGTGACAGGTCCACGGCCACGTGCCGCCCGCCCATCCGGCTTACCTCCACCCCCATCCACACGTCTTCCACCAGCCTGTCGTGCACCGCCTTGTGCCCCCCGAAGTGCCAGTATTCATCGCGGGAGAAGAAAAAGAACTGCCCTATGCCCATGGACGGCTTGGGCTTTTTGGTGCGGTGCAGCCACCACATCGGTACCCAGCTGAGCAGGATAAAGTAGAACACCGGGATAATCACCCTGGTGGCGAAGGAGTCCGCCAGTTGGCGCGGAAAACCGGAAAGCAGGGCGGTCTTTTGCTCCAGGGCCAGCGCCAGCACGCTGCGCAGCATATGCGGTTCGTGTATCGTGTCCGCGTCCACGAACAGTAGCCACGAGCCTTTGGCCTCTCTGGCGAGTTGGTAGCAGGCGAAGGGCTTGCCCGCCCAGTCCTCCGGCAGCGGCTGCCCCTGGATGAGGCGGATGCGCCTGTCCTTTGAAGCCAGCTCCATGACGATAGCCCCCGTTCTGTCCGTGGAGTTATCGTCCAGCACCAGGATTTCGTAGTTGGGGTAGTCCTGCTTTTGCAAAGACGCCACGCAGGTGCGGATATTGTCCTCTTCGTCACGGGCGGGTATCAGCACGGATATTAAGGGAGCCGGCTGTGGCACCTTGCTGTTGGCGTCGGGGGTCTTCATGCTCC encodes:
- the dapA gene encoding 4-hydroxy-tetrahydrodipicolinate synthase, giving the protein MKKLGRLLTAMVTPFQENGDVDYEQTKRLAKALLASGNDGLVLAATTGEAPTLSWDEEMRIFTEVKSAVRETATLVAYTGSNSTKEAVENTEKAEKIGVDACLSVVPYYNKPNQEGIYRHFKAIAESTSLPIIMYNIPGRVVVNMTPDTIVRLSRIKNIVGVKEANGDMGHVAQVIENVSKIRDDFHVWSGNDNDTFPIMALGGYGVIGVTTHLTGLQYKKMVELILSDHIQEAAAIQRKLVPLVNAMFSVPSPAPIKYALNKLGFNVGKPRLPLVEVTPAEAAKIDAVLKGYTFDIKA
- the dapB gene encoding 4-hydroxy-tetrahydrodipicolinate reductase, coding for MVPIRVVIHGAAGRVGQEVVRAVCREPDMKLVGAVDMKVSGDFLTLPDGSSKVLFSTDFPSIVTTCKPDVVVDFTIAKASMPAVRFAAGKGVNMVIGTTGFSPDELAEMERLAAAKNIGIVAAPNFALGAVLMMHLAKIAGKFMDHAEIMELHHDKKLDAPSGTSLLTAKAMAEARGKPFLPPAAGEPTPSRGQDVSGINIHSIRLPGLMAHQEVIFGAAGQTLSIRHDTINRECYMPGVLLAVKAVVKQKGFIYGLDKLLGL
- a CDS encoding glycosyltransferase is translated as MVYQIVIAGGLALFLLNLVLNLRSMKTPDANSKVPQPAPLISVLIPARDEEDNIRTCVASLQKQDYPNYEILVLDDNSTDRTGAIVMELASKDRRIRLIQGQPLPEDWAGKPFACYQLAREAKGSWLLFVDADTIHEPHMLRSVLALALEQKTALLSGFPRQLADSFATRVIIPVFYFILLSWVPMWWLHRTKKPKPSMGIGQFFFFSRDEYWHFGGHKAVHDRLVEDVWMGVEVSRMGGRHVAVDLSPVVSCKMYRDVKGAWNGLGKSIYSVAAMAPVALVALIIIAYLFYIAPFFWLWNTFTDPSEPLLWRGLVVLQVAIILYMRWRVCNRFREPVVSLWFHPLGMIFYLLNVLYSGGRWLVGAGITWKERFYGKESTIE